Proteins co-encoded in one Nicotiana sylvestris chromosome 7, ASM39365v2, whole genome shotgun sequence genomic window:
- the LOC138872988 gene encoding sinapine esterase-like: MASLTNRCFFLILLLIIFAASSAKAQEESSPFYSIYSFGDSDSASTSDYLGVVLGLPSLQHYTDKGVEFESGISFMTPGATVMSPFSFIKNGNPAPQQSHHSHISAFMKLFYKDCFSFHDCGRYKVLQKAIIFMDQPGFNDYNHSLLHTKSISEVSKLSLMLWRQSRILSNN; this comes from the coding sequence ATGGCTTCCCTTACCAACCGCTGTTTCTTTCTCATCTTGCTGTTAATCATTTTTGCTGCTTCTTCCGCTAAGGCGCAGGAAGAATCTTCCCCTTTTTATTCCATTTATAGCTTTGGAGACAGTGACTCTGCTTCTACTTCTGATTATTTAGGTGTTGTACTTGGTCTTCCTTCTCTACAACATTACACAGACAAAGGCGTTGAGTTCGAGTCCGGTATTAGTTTCATGACGCCTGGAGCAACAGTTATGAGTCCCTTTTCCTTCATCAAGAATGGCAACCCGGCGCCTCAGCAGTCTCATCACTCGCATATTTCTGCCTTTATGAAACTCTTTTATAAGGATTGCTTCTCTTTTCATGACTGCGGCAGGTACAAGGTTCTTCAAAAAGCTATCATCTTTATGGATCAGCCTGGTTTTAATGATTACAATCACTCTCTTTTGCATACAAAATCTATTTCCGAAGTGTCCAAGTTGTCCCTGATGTTGTGGAGACAATCAAGAATTCTATCGAACAATTGA